TCATGGATGACTTTCGTCAGCGCTATCAGGAGGCGTTTGGGGTCGCAATGCCGTAATGGCTTGTGGGCGGCCGCCCAGTCCCGGCCGTTTTGCGAACCTCCGCGCCTTGGCTATGCTTAATGAATGGCCTTATCTGGTGTACCCGCTCGAGCCGCGCGCCTGCTGCTAACGGCAGCAGGGTTTGGCCTATGCAGCGGGGCGATCGCCCAGGCAGATCTGATTGTCTCGAGCGGCGAGCCGAGCGTTGATCCGATGGTGGTGGCGCCCGGCGAGACAGTTCAGCTTTCACCGTGGACGGTTGCCAACGTCGGCCTGCTGCCGTCGGGCGGATTCTCCAACGGTTTCTATCTCTCCACGAACACCACCATTTCCACGAACGATGCGTTTCTGGATACCAACTCCAATCTTTCCCTGCCTTCGGGCGGAAGTTTTGAATGGGGCGGACCCACGCTAACGATTCCTGCCGACACGCCGGCGGGTGATTACTTTATCGGCATCCTGGTCGACCGTGCTGGCCAGGTGCCGGAGCTGAATGAGTCGAACAATTTTGTCAGTACGCCGTTGACCGTTGGGGCGATTGTCGACCCCGATCTGACCCTGTCGGCGCAGCCTCCCGGCATCAGCGTCACTGAAATTGGGCCCGGGCAAACCCTGACCTTCAGTCAGCTCAGCGTGGTCAACAACGGCGGTCCAACCGGCGTCAGCGGTTCGCTGGGTTATTACCTGTCGACAGACTCGGTCATCAGCGATCAGGACCAGTTCCTGGGGCGAAGGTCAGTGATTCCACTCGATCAGGGACAATCCACGACCATTTTTACGGCGGACGTCACGCTTCCCGCGGGCGTTCAGCCCGGCAACTATTGGCTGGGCGTGCTCGTCGACAATCTGGATGCACTGTCCGAGTCCAACGAGCTGAACAATCAGCTGGTGTTTGAGGTCACGGTTACGGGGAGCAGCGGCCTGAAGACCCTCGTAGCCAACACGAGCGCGTGCGAGAGCGGCGGGTCCCTGGCGCTGAGCCACTATCAACCGGTCGGCAGCAGCTTCGATGTGGCCAGCGCGACACGCTTTACGGTCGCCTCCGGCGAGGTGTGGCGCCCGGAACGAATCACCGCTTTCGGAAGCCAGAACTTCGCCGACAGCACAACAGAAGGTCGGGTTCGGTTTTATTCGAGCAAAACGGTTTCCTGTGGGCCAAGGTGTCTGGAGTCGCTTCCCGACGCGCTGCTCTGCGACCTTCCGGTAGACGTGTTGACCGATGACGTCCTGACCCTCGACCTTCCGCAGAGCCACAGCTGTGAGCTGGAGGACCTCGTCTGGATGTCGGTGCAGCAGGCGCGCTCTGACTGCACGCTCGGGCTGTGCGAAACCTGGCGCTGGGATCAGGCGAATCTTGGCGGCGTGTTCTCTGCGCCCTGGGTCATCCGCGACGTTGGCGGCACATCGAGCAGCAATAGCTGCGACTCGGAATGGGGATCTCCGCAGAACTGTTTGACGGGGTCGCCCGATTCCAAGCGGGGGCTGTGTATGCGGATCGAGGGCACGATACCCGTTGTTGCCAACCGGCCGCCCGAGGCGGTTTTCGGGCAGCGGCTTCACAGCGCGCGGGTCGGTTCCCCATTCTCGCTGGATATCTCGTCTTATTTTACGGATCCAGAAAACGACGCTTTGACCTATACCCAAACCGGATTGCCGCAGGGCCTGACTCTGGACACCTCGACGGGCGTGATATCGGGAACCCCGGCGGCCGCGCTGGGCAACACGTTCTACACGCTGGAGCTATCCGCGCAAGATCCTGGCGGTTTGTCCGACGAAGCATTCATCCATCTGCGAGTTTTGGCAGACTCGGCGCTGGAACTTGAGACGGCTGCCCCCGATACGCTCGTGCGCTGCACCACGGCACCGGTCGAGGGGTCGGGAGATCTTCTGCTGCCGCTTTCTTTTGATACCGCCGACCAGTGCCCTGATCCCGGCTCGCCGGCATGCCGGGTACCCGACCCGGAGGAGACGATCACGCTGGCAACGGTTTCGGTCAGCCTGGATCACCCAACGATCGGTGATCTTGGCCTCGCGCTGGACTTCGCCGGCGGCGCGCTAGACTTGCTGCAGCCTAGCGACTGCAGTGCTGCGGATGCGCATGCCGTGTTCAGTGATCGTGCGCCCTGGCGCGCGGATCGACGCTGCAACGCAACTGGCGAAGCGAGTTTGTTGGGACCGCTGGCGCCAAGCCAACGGCTTGCCGCGCTGCGCAACCGGCCCGTCACCGGATCCGGGCCGTTTTCGCTTGCGGTCGAAAACGCCAGCAGCGAGACCGCTCGAGTAAATCGGTGGTGCATGGCGGTGCAGGTGAATCGTGACGGGCTGCCGGTGTATCCCCAGGCCGAGCTGCCGGGCTCTGCAGACATCGTGTCCATGGTTACGGAAAACAACGCTGCGAGGAGCGGGACGATCGCTTACCCCGGTGAGATCGATTGGTACCGGGTTGAGCAAAACGTGAACTGCATTCGCAACATCAACGTCAGCCTGCAGCCCAGCGATACGGCCCCGGTACCCCAGCTGTTCCTTGAAAGTGGTCTAGTAGGGCTTGATCCCGGCTTCCCCGACGGCAGCTGCGTTGAGGCTCAGGCGCTGCCGAATTACACCCGCAACAGCAAAGGGTTCTTCTTTGTTCGGGTGCAGTCGTGTCCTGACGGTGGAGTAGGGCCCTATGAGCTGACCTTTGAGAAAACCGGATTCCTGTGTGAGGTCGCCGGTGGGCTTGGTATCGGTACGGTGGCGGGAACCGTGCGAGAGGCCGACAGCGGTTTGCCGTTGGGCGGCGCCTATCTGGAGCTGGAGAGCGGTGAAGCCGCCTTCTCCAGTCCGGCCGACGGCTCGTTCCGCCTGGGCGCCGCGCCGATTGCCAGCACATCACTAACGGTATTCTCTCCCGCCCATGCCCCGCTGCAGCTCACCGGTATTACGGTGATCGAGGGTGATACGACGGATATCGGGCAGCTGGATTTAGACGCAACCACCTTTCCAGCGCCAGTGGTCGACGGTGTGTTCGCTAGCGGGTTTGAGTGAAGGCCTCGGGCCGTCGCTAACCCGCTCTGCTCTCTTGATCAACAGCGCAGCCATCGATCTCGACAGCTGGCGGCCGGTCGTTCGAATCGCGTTGCGGCGTCCATGCAAGGACGACGGGGAAAGCTACCAGACGCTTGACATAGCAGCCCCACCTGCCGACAATCTGCGCCCCCTCAGTGGCTATGTAGCTCAGCTGGTTAGAGCACCGCACTCATAATGCGGGGGTCGGTGGTTCAAGTCCACCCATAGCCACCAAAATTCCCCAATTTATTCAGCTGCTTACGTTGCGCGGGTTTCGGGCAAAGCCAATTTTCCTCCTTCAATTTGGGCCAAATTTGGGCCAGAAATGTTACGGGAATAGGCTGCGATGTGCCCTGGAGCCAAATGGGCGTAGCGAAGCACCATGTCGATGGTGCGCCAGCCGCCCAGCTTTTGAAGCACCTCCAGCGGCGTTCCGGCCATCACATGCCAGCTTGCCCAAGTGTGTCGCAGATCGTGCCAGCAGAAATTCTCCGGATGACGCCCCGGGTGAGGTCGCAGGCCAAGAGACTTCAGAACGTTCCGCCAGGCTCGCGTGCTCACCTTGGTGACCGGCTTGCCATCCAAAACGAATACGCGCTCGGGGTGTTTTAGCCGCCAGCGATCAAGCACGTGAAGCGCCTCGTCGTTCAGCGGCACCGAGATCGCGTAGCCGGACTTGGATGCCGTCGAGCTGACCCAGGCAACCTGCCGTGACAGGTCAACGCTGTCCCAGCATAAGCCGGTGACGTTGGCCTGACGCAGGCCCGTGGCCAGAGACAACCGAGCCATGTCGGCCGTGTGATGCAGGCCTTTGTCTTCCAGTGCCTCAAGCAGTTTCCGCGCTTTCTCGGGAGTCAGCCAGCGAAACGGCTCGGCTCTTGGCCGGCTGGAGGCCAGCTTGATGTAAGGCGCCTTTTCGAGCCACGCCCATTCCCTGTCAGCCTTGCGAAGTATTGACCGGATGAGCGCCAGGTATTTGTTGACGGTTCCATCCGTCGAGCCACCCTTGGGGCCTTTGCCGGCGAACAGCGCTGTGCGTACCTGACCAATCGCATCCGGGGTTACTTCATCAAGGTGTAAATCACCGAAGTAGCGGTGGAGCCACTTCAGTTTTGCTACATCGTCGCCGTGGGAACGCTTGTGCCGCGTCTCCTCAAGGAATCGCACAACCGCCTCCTGCCACGTATGCCGTGGGCGTTCGCCTAACTTGGCGATTCGCCACGACTGGGCTTTGATTTGGTCGGCGAGTTCCATTGCTTGTTTGTGGTTCGTAGTCCCAAGGCTCTGATGTAGGCGTCGGTGGTCCGGCGTCGTGAACCGGATCCACCAGGTGCCGCGTTTACCACGTTGGTAGATTTGCATGAATGCAGTCTCCTTCCTGATAGGTGCGGCGACCGCTCAGGACCAGTATAGCCCCGCACATAGTTGAGGACGTCAGTCCGGAGGAATACCCAGGACCGGCCGACTCGGCGATCCGGGAGTTCGCCTGCG
The Pseudomonadota bacterium DNA segment above includes these coding regions:
- a CDS encoding putative Ig domain-containing protein translates to MALSGVPARAARLLLTAAGFGLCSGAIAQADLIVSSGEPSVDPMVVAPGETVQLSPWTVANVGLLPSGGFSNGFYLSTNTTISTNDAFLDTNSNLSLPSGGSFEWGGPTLTIPADTPAGDYFIGILVDRAGQVPELNESNNFVSTPLTVGAIVDPDLTLSAQPPGISVTEIGPGQTLTFSQLSVVNNGGPTGVSGSLGYYLSTDSVISDQDQFLGRRSVIPLDQGQSTTIFTADVTLPAGVQPGNYWLGVLVDNLDALSESNELNNQLVFEVTVTGSSGLKTLVANTSACESGGSLALSHYQPVGSSFDVASATRFTVASGEVWRPERITAFGSQNFADSTTEGRVRFYSSKTVSCGPRCLESLPDALLCDLPVDVLTDDVLTLDLPQSHSCELEDLVWMSVQQARSDCTLGLCETWRWDQANLGGVFSAPWVIRDVGGTSSSNSCDSEWGSPQNCLTGSPDSKRGLCMRIEGTIPVVANRPPEAVFGQRLHSARVGSPFSLDISSYFTDPENDALTYTQTGLPQGLTLDTSTGVISGTPAAALGNTFYTLELSAQDPGGLSDEAFIHLRVLADSALELETAAPDTLVRCTTAPVEGSGDLLLPLSFDTADQCPDPGSPACRVPDPEETITLATVSVSLDHPTIGDLGLALDFAGGALDLLQPSDCSAADAHAVFSDRAPWRADRRCNATGEASLLGPLAPSQRLAALRNRPVTGSGPFSLAVENASSETARVNRWCMAVQVNRDGLPVYPQAELPGSADIVSMVTENNAARSGTIAYPGEIDWYRVEQNVNCIRNINVSLQPSDTAPVPQLFLESGLVGLDPGFPDGSCVEAQALPNYTRNSKGFFFVRVQSCPDGGVGPYELTFEKTGFLCEVAGGLGIGTVAGTVREADSGLPLGGAYLELESGEAAFSSPADGSFRLGAAPIASTSLTVFSPAHAPLQLTGITVIEGDTTDIGQLDLDATTFPAPVVDGVFASGFE
- a CDS encoding site-specific integrase produces the protein MRFLEETRHKRSHGDDVAKLKWLHRYFGDLHLDEVTPDAIGQVRTALFAGKGPKGGSTDGTVNKYLALIRSILRKADREWAWLEKAPYIKLASSRPRAEPFRWLTPEKARKLLEALEDKGLHHTADMARLSLATGLRQANVTGLCWDSVDLSRQVAWVSSTASKSGYAISVPLNDEALHVLDRWRLKHPERVFVLDGKPVTKVSTRAWRNVLKSLGLRPHPGRHPENFCWHDLRHTWASWHVMAGTPLEVLQKLGGWRTIDMVLRYAHLAPGHIAAYSRNISGPNLAQIEGGKLALPETRAT
- a CDS encoding helix-turn-helix domain-containing protein yields the protein MADNKPLDEPPTIGTTEAARLLHCCAETVKRRARAGELPDRRVGRSWVFLRTDVLNYVRGYTGPERSPHLSGRRLHSCKSTNVVNAAPGGSGSRRRTTDAYIRALGLRTTNKQWNSPTKSKPSRGESPS